In Micromonospora ferruginea, the sequence CCTCATGCGGCTGCTCGAGATCGGGACCATCCGCGACATCCGGCTCGCCACCAAGGCCCTCATGGGCCTGCCCCAGCACTGGCTGCAGCCCGACGTGGTCGAGGGCCTGGAGCGGGTCGCCCGCACCGCCGCCCGCCGCGGTGTCAACCTGGCCATCCACACCCACGTCAACCACGCCCAGTCGCTGACCCCGCTGGTCGCCAAGGCCGCCCAGACCGCCCTCGACGTCGGCGTCCGCGACGTGCGCAACCAGGGCGTGCTCATGCGCGGCGTCAACGCCACCAGCGCCGACCTGCTCGACCTCTGCTTCGCGCTCCAGGGCGAGGCGGGCATCCTGCCGTACTACTTCTACATGTGCGACTTGATCCCCAACGCCGAGCACTGGCGGGTCCCGGTCTGGCACGCCCAGCAGCTCCAGCACGACATCATGGGCTACCTGCCCGGCTACGCCACCCCGCGCATCGTCTGCGACGTCCCGTTCGTCGGCAAGCGCTGGGTGCACATGCTCACCGACTACGACCGTGAGCGCGGCATCTCCTACTGGACCAAGAACTACCGCACCTCGATCGAGTCGGCCGACCTGGAGGCGCTCAACAAGCGCTACGCCTACTACGACCCGATCGACACCCTGCCGGAGGCCGGTCAGGCCTGGTGGCGCGCCCACCGCGACGACTGACCCGCACCCCCAGGGACACCGCGAAGGCGGGCCACCGGTACTCCGGTGGCCCGCCTTCGTTCGTGGTCACTTCTCGAACGCGTCCTTGACGTCGCGGCCGGCCTGCTTGACGTTCTCCCCGGCCTGCCTGGCGCGCGCCGTGCTCTGCTCGCCGGCGCCCTCGGCCCGCAACCGCTCGTTGTCGGTCATGTCGCCGATGCGCTCCTTGGCCATGCCGCTCATCTCCTGGGCCTTGTTCTTCGCCTTGTCGGTGAAGCTCATGTCGCCCTCCTCGTCGGGTCGCGGCTTGCCCGGCTTGCGTCCCCGGTGCCGGGCTCGGGAAACGTCGTCGGCCGGCGCACATCGCGTAAGGCATCCTAGGACAATAGGTCAGAACGGCTTCCGGTGCCGGCACGGCAGGCGTGGTTGACTGGGCCGGTGAACGAGATCCTGCTGATCCGGCACGGCGAGACCGCGTGGAGCGCCAGCCACCGGCACACCTCGTACACCGATCTGGAGCTGACCGCCGACGGCGAGCGGCAGGCCCGCGCGCTCGCTCCCCTGCTCGCCGGCCGGCGCTTCGTGCGGGTGCTGTCCAGCCCTCGGCAACGCGCCACCCGCACCGCGCACCTCGCCGGGCTGACCGTCGACGCCACCGACCCCGACCTGGCCGAGTGGAACTACGGCGAGTACGAGGGACGCACCACCGCGGCCATCACCGAGGAACGGCCGGACTGGACGATCTGGGCCGACGGCGGACCCGGCGGCGAGTCACCGGACGAGGTGGCCGCCCGCCTGGACCGCGTCCTGGCCCGGGTCGCCCCGCTGCTGGAGCGCGGCAGCGTCGCCCTGGTCGGGCACGGGCACAGCCTGCGGGTGCTCGGGGCGCGCTGGATCGGGCTGCCGCCGTCGGCCGGCGGGCTGCTGCGGCTGGACACCGCGACGCTGAGCGTGCTCGGTCACGAGCACGGCCGCCCGGTCATCCAGCGGTGGAACCTGCCGGCTCCGACGCCGAACGCGACCGCGGCCGACCGGGCAGCTCGGCACTGATCTTCGGCGGCCGGTTCTCGTAGGGCGTGGAGAGCACCACCGTGGTGCGGGTGGTGACGTTCGCGGAGGTGCGGATCTCCTGCAGCAGCCGCTCCAGGTCGGCCGGGCCGGCGACCCGCACGAGCAGGAGGTAGAAGTCCTCCCCCGCGACCGAGTAGCACGAGTCGATCTCGGGCAGGTGGGCCAGCCGCTCCGGCGCGTCGTCGGGCTGCGACGGGTCGAACGGCCGGATCGCCACGAACGCGGTCAGCGGCAGCTCCAGCGCCTCGAACGACACGCGGGCCGAATAGCCCCTGATCACGCCGCGCTGCTCCAGCCGGCGGACCCGCTGGTGCACGGCGGACACCGACAGCCCCACCCGCTCGGCCAGGTCCGTGTACGACAGCCGACCGTCGCCGGTCAGCGCGGCGACGATGGCGCGGTCGATGTCCTCCACGCGGTGCAACCTACCGGAGATAGCGCTCCCAGGGCGTACCCGCCCCGCCGTCGTGACGCTCAGCGGGCCGTCCGGTCGCGGACCGCGTCGGCGGCGTAGTTGAGCACCTCCGCCATGTCCTCCTCGTCGAGGAACGGCAGGTCGGTGAGGATGTCCGTGACGGACATGCCCTCGGCCATCATGGCCAGCAGCGTGGCCACGGGGATGCGCGACTGCCGCACGCAGGGCGCGCCGCCCATGACGTCGGGGTCGACGGTGATCCGGGGGAAGGTCACCGCGACAGGTTAGCCCTTGGCCAGGGCGCGGGAGATGACCAGTCGCTGGATCTGGTTGGTGCCCTCGACGATCTGCAGCACCTTCGCCTCGCGCATGTACCGCTCGACCGGGTGGTCGGCGACGTAGCCGGCGCCGCCGAGCACCTGCACCGCGTCGGTGGTCACCCGCATCGCCAGGTCGGTGGCGAACAGCTTCGCCTTCGCCGCCTCGATCGAGTACGGCCGGCCGGCGTCGCGCAGCCGCGCGGCGGCCAGCATCAGCGCGCGGGCCGCGGAGATCCCGGTGGCGTGGTCGGCCAGGTTGAACCCGAGCCCCTGGAAGTCGATGATCGCCCGGCCGAACTGCCGGCGCTCGCGAGCGTAGCCGACCGCGTAGTCGAGCGCCGCCTGCGCCAGCCCCACCGCGCAGGCGGCGATGCCGAGGCGGCCGGAGTCCAGCGCGGACATGGCGATGGTGAAGCCGGCGCCCTCGCCGCCGACCAGCCGCTCGGCGGGCACCCGGGCGTCGTCGAAGGCGACCTGCGCCACCGGCGAGGCGTGCAGGCCCATGGTGCGCTCGGCCGCCTGCGGGTGGATGCCCGGCGTGCCCCGGTCGGCCAGCAGGCAGGAGATGCCCCTCGGGCCGGGCCCGCCGGTGCGGCAGAAGATGTTGTAGAAGTCGGCGACCCGGGCGTGGGTGATCCACGCCTTGGTCCCGGTCACCACGTAGTCGTCGCCGTCGCGCACCGCCCGGGTGGTCAGCGACGCCGCGTCCGAGCCACCCTGCGGCTCGGAGAGGCAGTACGCCCCGAGCAGCTCCCCGCCGATCATGTCGGGCAGCAGCTTGCGCTGCTCGTCGGTGCCGAACTGCGCGAGGGGGTAGCAGGACAGCGTGTGCACGCTGACCGCCTCGGCCACGGCCAGCCACCGGCTGGCGAGGATCTCCAGCACCTGCAGGTACACCTCGTACGGCTGGGCGGCGCCGCCGTGCTCCTCGGCGTACGGCAGGCCGAGCAGGCCGGCCCGGCCGAGGGTGCGCAGCACGTCGCGGGGGAACTCGGCGCGTTCCTCGAAGCCGGCGGCCCGCGGGGCCAGCTCCCGGTCGGCGAGCTCGGTGGCGAGGTCCAGCAGGTCGTGGGCCTCGTCGGTGGGGAGGATCCGGTCGACGTCCATAGCGCGATGAGCTCCGTGGGGTGGGTGAGCCGGGGCGGCGTCCGGGTACGGACCCCTGCAAGCTTAACGGTCGTTTGGGCCTCGGCGGCAGTCCACCCGCGACCACCGTCCGTGGTCGGCACTTGACCACGGCGTCAGAATGGTGCGTGCTCCGCCACGATGAATCGGAGGATACCGATGCCAACGATGTCGGGGACCGGACAGTCGACGTGAGACCGCCACCCCCGCTGCGATCATGGACGTCCGCCGCCGCCCGCCGCCGTGCCGGCGTGGCCGCACCGGCCGACCTCCGACCCCCGCCGTGCGACGAACCGGATGGCCCATGACGCAGCTTCCGTCCCCCGGCGCCGCCCAGCGACGCCGCGTCGAGGAAGAACTGGTCGACCTGCTCTCCGGCATGCGCCTGCTCCAGGAGCCCGACAGCCGCCGGCTGATGGTGGGCAGGCTCCGCGAACGGCTCGCCCAGCACGGCGTCAACGACTACGCCAACCCCCGCGACCAGAGCATCGAGGTGGCGCGCGTCTGCCTCGACGACCTGGCCGCCTTGATCGGCGTGGTCGCGCTGTTCGAACCGGCCGCCGCCCAACTCGGCCCGCTGCACCGGCTGCGGTACGAGGTCGACCTTTTCGAGGTGCTGGCCGCCGAGGACTGGACCGAGCTGCGACCCGCGTTGACCGCGCACCGCCCGGAGTCGCTCGGCTGGCTCTACCAGCGGGCCACCGACCACAAGACCGCCACGCCGCCGTCCTGGTGCGTCACCGCCTGGGACGTCTTCGTCTACCTCTCCGGGCAGAACGACCCGCCGCGCGGGCTGCCCCCGAACATGCTCTTCCTGGTGCTGCTGGAGCACGAGGTGGACACCGAGACCGCCCGGGTGATCCGGCACCGCAACCGGCGCCGGGCCAGCCTGCTGGAGCTGACCGCCGACCTGGACCGCCGGCGGGCGCAGGTCAACGCCGGCGACCAGACCCCCGAGCCGTACGTCTACCTGGTCGTCCAGGTCGAGCCGGACCTGGCCCCCGGCAGCGCCGGCTACACCGTCTCGCACTACCGGC encodes:
- a CDS encoding CsbD family protein; the encoded protein is MSFTDKAKNKAQEMSGMAKERIGDMTDNERLRAEGAGEQSTARARQAGENVKQAGRDVKDAFEK
- a CDS encoding histidine phosphatase family protein, which gives rise to MNEILLIRHGETAWSASHRHTSYTDLELTADGERQARALAPLLAGRRFVRVLSSPRQRATRTAHLAGLTVDATDPDLAEWNYGEYEGRTTAAITEERPDWTIWADGGPGGESPDEVAARLDRVLARVAPLLERGSVALVGHGHSLRVLGARWIGLPPSAGGLLRLDTATLSVLGHEHGRPVIQRWNLPAPTPNATAADRAARH
- a CDS encoding Lrp/AsnC family transcriptional regulator, coding for MEDIDRAIVAALTGDGRLSYTDLAERVGLSVSAVHQRVRRLEQRGVIRGYSARVSFEALELPLTAFVAIRPFDPSQPDDAPERLAHLPEIDSCYSVAGEDFYLLLVRVAGPADLERLLQEIRTSANVTTRTTVVLSTPYENRPPKISAELPGRPRSRSASEPAGSTAG
- a CDS encoding DUF433 domain-containing protein, with the protein product MTFPRITVDPDVMGGAPCVRQSRIPVATLLAMMAEGMSVTDILTDLPFLDEEDMAEVLNYAADAVRDRTAR
- a CDS encoding acyl-CoA dehydrogenase family protein, producing MDVDRILPTDEAHDLLDLATELADRELAPRAAGFEERAEFPRDVLRTLGRAGLLGLPYAEEHGGAAQPYEVYLQVLEILASRWLAVAEAVSVHTLSCYPLAQFGTDEQRKLLPDMIGGELLGAYCLSEPQGGSDAASLTTRAVRDGDDYVVTGTKAWITHARVADFYNIFCRTGGPGPRGISCLLADRGTPGIHPQAAERTMGLHASPVAQVAFDDARVPAERLVGGEGAGFTIAMSALDSGRLGIAACAVGLAQAALDYAVGYARERRQFGRAIIDFQGLGFNLADHATGISAARALMLAAARLRDAGRPYSIEAAKAKLFATDLAMRVTTDAVQVLGGAGYVADHPVERYMREAKVLQIVEGTNQIQRLVISRALAKG